Proteins encoded by one window of Aphis gossypii isolate Hap1 chromosome X, ASM2018417v2, whole genome shotgun sequence:
- the LOC114132564 gene encoding uncharacterized protein LOC114132564, translating into MMCQINSHHRAEYERRLELIQPALDTAKTLLHSGCKSISLEHSQFYVTGLCADWLVGRAERFNLIEIFAVAYSVRDFDFSENQVFYTITDCYTGKLTMVLIFETNGTDHKPPIQIVFSSIDFSVLSVFVNLFDTDLIFTFDCLCDYWKCTVTNNGCLIHGEVKYPLVHDLSLIDVNTLRTFKRLQPKYRRHKEPVHYPSPRLEDLYVKEMAIKCINKYSMRLFPATTIDQYKPRDLALSFCDYIYCMFCKRREMLAIKYTQIWRHKTYAPPHGYGYKMAQTRFLSQHDNGYGNTNNNNSYAFNYCTCIKKP; encoded by the coding sequence atgatgTGCCAAATTAACTCACATCATCGGGCAGAATATGAACGACGTCTAGAACTCATACAACCGGCTTTGGATACCGCCAAGACACTGTTGCATAGTGGATGCAAGTCGATAAGTCTGGAACATTCTCAATTTTACGTGACCGGCCTGTGCGCGGATTGGCTAGTCGGTCGCGCCGAAAGATTCaacttaattgaaattttcgcCGTAGCATATTCTGTCAGAGACTTTGATTTCTCAGAGAATCAGGTCTTTTACACGATAACCGATTGCTATACGGGCAAACTTACCATGGTGCTTATTTTTGAAACCAATGGCACCGATCACAAACCACCCATACAGATTGTATTTTCATCGATCGATTTTTCAGTGTTATCAGTTTTTGTAAATCTATTCGATACTGACTTGATTTTCACGTTTGATTGTCTATGTGATTATTGGAAGTGCACTGTGACGAATAACGGTTGCTTGATACACGGCGAAGTTAAGTATCCACTTGTACATGATTTGTCTCTAATCGATGTTAACACCTTAAGGACATTTAAAAGGCTACAGCCTAAATATCGGAGACATAAGGAACCTGTTCATTACCCTTCGCCCCGTCTTGAAGACTTGTATGTTAAAGAAATGGCTATCAAATGTATCAACAAGTATTCGATGCGGTTGTTTCCAGCCACAACTATTGATCAATATAAGCCTCGTGATTTGGCTTTGTCTTTCTGTgattacatttattgtatGTTCTGCAAGCGCCGTGAAATGTTGGCCATTAAGTATACACAAATATGGAGACATAAAACGTACGCACCACCACACGGTTATGGCTACAAAATGGCTCAAACTCGTTTTTTATCACAGCACGACAACGGATATGGTAAcacgaataacaataattcctATGcctttaattattgtacatgtataaaaaaaccatGA
- the LOC126552516 gene encoding uncharacterized protein LOC126552516, producing the protein MSTNTNVTSVPTTAVASTSNTTSLIDTIPSTIMTTDVDSEISAVTHVRLPGFWQHSPLQWFTHADAMFANKRIRSDLTRVNHVLEALDEDGVRTVSDLLGPDASYDRVRQRLVTAYSLPPATQLQRIIQPGGMGDRTPSRLLRDMREVYPDGMSETSLVAFWMSKLPPPIRTVVAVLSGSGDYLAERADRVWEAYQTAELSAVDTDADRREASTIPPRPGPAIAPEDTRYTSMENAIHALTAQVAALATSHATALAYANNDRAPQQQRDRSRSRSQPQPRSTPTARGWCYYHDRYGADARKCRDPCTFASATRKNP; encoded by the coding sequence ATGTCGACCAACACTAACGTCACGTCCGTGCCTACCACCGCCGTCGCCTCGACGTCCAACACCACGTCGCTCATCGACACGATTCCGTCGACCATCATGACCACAGACGTGGATTCTGAGATCTCTGCCGTCACTCACGTCAGGCTTCCGGGTTTCTGGCAACACTCGCCGTTGCAATGGTTCACGCACGCAGATGCTATGTTCGCTAATAAGCGAATCCGTTCGGACCTTACGCGCGTGAACCACGTGCTCGAGGCTTTGGACGAGGACGGCGTGCGGACCGTCTCAGACCTGCTGGGTCCCGACGCGTCGTACGACAGGGTCCGTCAGCGGCTCGTAACGGCCTACAGTTTACCCCCAGCCACCCAGTTACAGCGCATCATCCAACCAGGCGGCATGGGAGATCGCACCCCATCGCGACTCCTGCGGGACATGCGGGAAGTCTATCCCGACGGGATGTCCGAGACATCGCTAGTCGCATTCTGGATGAGTAAGCTCCCGCCACCCATCCGCACCGTCGTTGCCGTGCTCTCGGGCTCCGGAGACTACCTGGCGGAACGCGCCGACCGCGTGTGGGAGGCATACCAAACGGCAGAACTTTCAGCCGTCGACACCGACGCCGACCGCCGCGAGGCAAGCACAATTCCTCCCCGACCCGGCCCAGCTATCGCGCCGGAGGACACGCGTTACACATCAATGGAAAACGCCATCCACGCGTTGACGGCCCAGGTCGCAGCCCTCGCGACGTCGCATGCCACCGCGCTGGCCTACGCCAATAACGACCGCGCTCCACAACAACAGCGCGACCGCTCTCGTTCTCGCTCGCAACCGCAACCGCGATCGACCCCGACCGCTAGAGGCTGGTGCTACTACCACGACCGATACGGCGCCGACGCGCGGAAATGTCGCGATCCATGCACTTTCGCGTCCGCGACGCGGAAAAATCCGTGA